In Archangium violaceum, the following are encoded in one genomic region:
- a CDS encoding ABC transporter permease — protein sequence MNRTSELLRGLARRRVFWPLVTLALLLLFNLAFNPHFFSITIREGHLYGSLIDILNRASPLMIIAMGLTLVIATHGIDISVGAVVAISGAVAATMIGGQLDLSGGAQDATGYPLPLVIVVTLAVAMLFGMWNGMLISFFGMQPIIATLILLVMGRGVAQLITGGQIITIYYTPYFFIGNGFLAGLPFSLFIVAAVLALLLLLTRKTALGLFIEAVGLNPVAARFAGVRSRAITFWVYAFCGLCAGIAGLIVSSNVKSADGNNAGLLFELDAILAVVLGGTALNGGRFTLVGSVLGALIIQTLTTTIYSVGVPPEVTLVVKAAVVFLVSILQSDKVRNRIATLGKVQEAL from the coding sequence ATGAACCGCACGTCCGAGCTCCTCCGGGGTCTGGCCAGGAGGCGGGTCTTCTGGCCGCTGGTCACACTGGCCCTGCTCCTGCTGTTCAACCTGGCCTTCAATCCCCACTTCTTCTCCATCACCATCCGGGAGGGGCACCTCTACGGAAGCCTGATCGACATCCTCAACCGTGCCTCGCCCCTGATGATCATCGCCATGGGGCTGACGCTGGTGATCGCCACGCACGGCATCGACATCTCCGTGGGGGCGGTGGTGGCCATCTCGGGGGCGGTGGCGGCGACGATGATCGGCGGCCAGCTGGACCTGAGCGGCGGGGCACAGGACGCGACCGGGTATCCCTTGCCGCTCGTCATCGTCGTCACCTTGGCCGTGGCGATGCTCTTCGGGATGTGGAACGGCATGCTGATCTCCTTCTTCGGCATGCAGCCCATCATCGCCACGCTGATCCTCCTCGTGATGGGGCGAGGCGTGGCCCAGCTCATCACCGGCGGGCAGATCATCACCATCTACTACACCCCCTACTTCTTCATCGGGAATGGCTTCCTCGCGGGGCTCCCGTTCTCGCTCTTCATCGTGGCCGCCGTGTTGGCGCTGCTCCTGCTCCTCACCCGGAAGACCGCGCTGGGCCTCTTCATCGAGGCGGTCGGCCTCAACCCCGTCGCCGCCCGCTTCGCCGGGGTCCGCTCCCGCGCCATCACCTTCTGGGTCTACGCCTTCTGCGGCCTGTGCGCGGGGATCGCGGGCCTGATCGTCAGCTCGAACGTCAAGAGCGCGGACGGCAACAACGCGGGACTGCTCTTCGAACTGGACGCCATCCTCGCGGTGGTCCTGGGTGGCACCGCGCTCAATGGCGGCCGGTTCACGCTGGTGGGCAGTGTGTTGGGCGCCCTCATCATCCAGACGCTCACCACGACCATCTACTCCGTCGGCGTGCCGCCCGAGGTGACGCTCGTCGTGAAGGCGGCCGTCGTCTTCCTCGTCAGCATCCTGCAGTCCGACAAGGTGCGGAACCGCATCGCCACGCTGGGCAAGGTTCAGGAGGCACTGTGA
- the yjfF gene encoding galactofuranose ABC transporter, permease protein YjfF — MNDGNSAASAVAFPALTPAHPRPRLDPRYLPLVVTLGLFVVMFGAGSVAFEGFFSLQVFLNLFVDNAFLLIAAIGMTFVIISGGIDLSVGSVIALTTMVLATLVENRGWSPALVIPLVLLMGAAIGLVHGIVIQYFEVQPFIVTLAGMFLARGLCYLISIDSIAITEPFFTEVSAIRFPLPFDTSISVNVVMALGMLVVAIYLAHYTRFGRTLYAIGGSEQSALLMGLPVARTKILTYTFSGFCSALAGIAFTFYMLSGYGLHAQGMEMDAIAAAVVGGTLLTGGSGYVAGTLVGVLIYGTIQTLIMFEGSLSSWWTKIVIGLLLLVFCLLQKALARGPRSRKPAPAAREVNGQQSPAPTATERAAHAGG, encoded by the coding sequence ATGAACGATGGAAACTCCGCTGCTTCCGCCGTGGCATTCCCCGCCCTGACGCCAGCGCATCCGAGGCCTCGCCTGGACCCGCGCTACCTGCCGCTCGTGGTCACCCTGGGACTCTTCGTGGTGATGTTCGGGGCGGGCTCGGTCGCGTTCGAGGGCTTCTTCTCGCTCCAGGTCTTCCTCAACCTCTTCGTCGACAACGCCTTCCTGTTGATCGCCGCCATCGGGATGACCTTCGTCATCATCTCCGGTGGCATCGACCTCTCGGTGGGCTCGGTGATCGCGCTGACCACCATGGTTCTGGCGACCCTGGTCGAGAACCGGGGCTGGAGCCCCGCGCTGGTCATTCCCCTGGTCCTGCTGATGGGGGCGGCCATCGGCCTGGTCCACGGGATCGTCATCCAATACTTCGAAGTCCAGCCTTTCATCGTCACGCTGGCGGGCATGTTCCTCGCACGGGGGCTCTGCTACCTCATCAGCATCGACTCGATCGCCATCACGGAGCCGTTCTTCACCGAGGTCTCCGCGATTCGCTTCCCGCTGCCGTTCGACACCTCCATCTCCGTCAACGTCGTCATGGCACTGGGGATGTTGGTGGTGGCGATCTACCTCGCCCACTACACGCGCTTCGGGAGGACCCTGTATGCGATTGGCGGGAGCGAGCAGTCGGCCCTGCTGATGGGCCTTCCGGTCGCGAGGACCAAGATCCTCACCTACACGTTCAGCGGCTTCTGCTCCGCCCTGGCGGGCATCGCCTTCACCTTCTACATGCTCTCCGGATACGGGCTGCACGCGCAGGGCATGGAGATGGACGCCATCGCGGCGGCGGTGGTCGGCGGCACCTTGCTCACCGGTGGCTCGGGCTATGTCGCGGGCACCCTGGTCGGCGTCCTGATCTACGGCACCATCCAGACCCTCATCATGTTCGAGGGCAGCCTCAGCTCCTGGTGGACGAAGATCGTCATTGGTCTGTTGTTGCTCGTCTTCTGTCTGTTGCAGAAGGCGCTGGCGCGTGGCCCCCGGAGCAGGAAGCCTGCCCCCGCGGCCCGAGAGGTCAACGGGCAGCAGAGCCCCGCGCCCACGGCCACCGAGCGGGCTGCCCATGCCGGCGGGTAG
- a CDS encoding L-ribulose-5-phosphate 4-epimerase, translating to MESKYRELKERAWAANMEIPRRGLAIYTFGNVSALEPGAGLFAIKPSGVPYEKLQVDDMVVVDLEGRIVEGTLRPSSDTRTHIVLYRNLRGLGGIVHTHSTYATGWAQACLPIPIYGTTHADHLAEDVPCTALMTDEAVGRDYETETGNQILECFRNRNPLHTPMVLVAGHAPFAWGETAEKAVYNAAVLEELAKMAFITRGLSPDAARLSDRLIRKHFERKHGQNAYYGQK from the coding sequence ATGGAATCGAAATACCGCGAATTGAAGGAACGGGCTTGGGCCGCGAACATGGAGATTCCGCGGCGCGGGCTCGCCATCTACACCTTCGGGAATGTCTCCGCCCTGGAGCCCGGGGCGGGCCTCTTCGCCATCAAGCCGAGCGGTGTCCCCTACGAGAAGCTCCAGGTGGACGACATGGTGGTGGTCGATCTGGAGGGGAGGATCGTCGAAGGCACGCTCCGCCCCTCCTCCGACACGAGGACCCATATCGTCCTGTACCGGAACCTGCGGGGCCTCGGGGGCATCGTCCACACCCATTCGACCTACGCCACGGGATGGGCCCAGGCCTGCCTGCCCATCCCCATCTACGGCACGACCCACGCCGACCACCTGGCTGAAGACGTCCCCTGCACGGCGCTCATGACCGATGAGGCGGTGGGACGCGACTACGAGACGGAGACCGGGAATCAGATCCTGGAGTGTTTCCGGAACCGCAACCCGTTGCATACCCCCATGGTCCTGGTGGCCGGGCACGCGCCCTTCGCCTGGGGAGAGACCGCCGAGAAGGCGGTCTACAACGCCGCTGTCCTGGAGGAGCTGGCGAAGATGGCGTTCATCACCCGCGGTCTCTCTCCCGACGCGGCCCGCCTCTCCGACCGCCTCATCCGCAAGCACTTCGAGAGGAAGCACGGTCAGAACGCGTACTACGGTCAGAAGTAG
- a CDS encoding DUF2019 domain-containing protein, whose translation MNLGEIAEEFARNVAAHTDAIWSGDRTGGRKYTKRYITAFKKLRAHGDAGRDALATLLIHPRLDVRVKAATYLLSDRPEQAKPVLEEAAKGEGMIPFMATQTLKYWEEGTWSLDVE comes from the coding sequence ATGAACTTGGGAGAAATCGCGGAAGAATTCGCTCGGAATGTAGCCGCGCACACGGATGCAATCTGGAGTGGCGACCGTACAGGCGGCAGAAAATACACAAAGCGATACATCACGGCATTCAAGAAGCTGCGAGCACACGGCGACGCTGGGCGTGATGCGCTCGCAACGCTGTTGATTCACCCCCGCCTGGATGTTCGGGTCAAGGCGGCAACCTACCTGCTCAGTGATCGACCCGAGCAAGCTAAGCCCGTTTTAGAGGAAGCGGCTAAAGGGGAAGGCATGATCCCCTTTATGGCAACTCAGACGTTGAAGTATTGGGAGGAGGGCACTTGGAGCCTAGATGTTGAGTAG
- the sitA5 gene encoding SitA5 family polymorphic toxin: MLKYSVDSRPVDTRQLLRVGALALAALMLVTACATGAPTGAAYHYRPPVSHDSPETWALEAEADDEDTGEGEAIFSNLPTDFQPVRVSDSELAAALTTFWLQVPLRVSASCPPLYVGRKLALASAPLSGEAWQSGLAQSYGRFCERRGTPGDCLTLFDDGPRLQADDKRSIALALAVGPALEGVDAEVRAMLNPTRVLATLSFTITAYMALLLAPEPITKSVALAFSVLMWGYLGWEFLDLLRAYAQLYQDAPRASTFAELREVGDRFGRVIGPNSVRILVMVATAAIGETAALMSKGPKLPGFGQASRTVEANTGLRMMDTATGAERVIVSVNEGTIRIVLPVNAVSMTARNGGGARSALQLNPPAKGGRLLPVGHRAFGSFRSFKRYMGKAGDGKDWHHIVEKRNAKRFGSEAIHNTENVIALEKPLHDRVSAFYSSIQENITKSSTLTIRQWLDGQSYEAQRAFGLLAIENIRRGVW, translated from the coding sequence ATGTTGAAATACTCCGTTGATTCGCGTCCCGTGGACACACGGCAGCTCTTGCGCGTGGGAGCGCTGGCTTTGGCGGCGTTGATGCTGGTTACAGCGTGCGCCACGGGGGCCCCCACGGGCGCGGCATACCATTACCGTCCGCCTGTGTCGCATGACTCGCCCGAAACGTGGGCGTTGGAAGCGGAAGCTGACGACGAGGACACGGGCGAGGGCGAGGCCATCTTCTCCAACCTGCCCACGGACTTTCAGCCGGTGCGGGTCAGTGACTCCGAGCTTGCCGCAGCTCTGACAACGTTTTGGCTCCAAGTCCCGCTGCGGGTGTCCGCCTCATGCCCCCCGCTGTACGTCGGTCGGAAACTGGCGCTAGCGTCCGCGCCCTTGAGTGGTGAAGCGTGGCAATCAGGCCTTGCGCAGTCCTACGGGCGATTTTGCGAGCGGCGCGGCACTCCTGGCGACTGTCTAACTTTGTTTGATGACGGGCCTCGCCTTCAAGCTGACGATAAGCGCAGCATTGCCCTTGCCCTGGCGGTGGGTCCTGCCCTAGAGGGAGTGGACGCGGAAGTGCGGGCCATGCTCAACCCTACGCGGGTGCTGGCTACTCTCAGCTTCACCATCACAGCATACATGGCGCTGTTGCTGGCACCGGAGCCCATCACGAAGAGCGTTGCGCTCGCGTTCTCCGTGCTCATGTGGGGTTATCTCGGATGGGAATTCCTTGATCTGCTGCGAGCCTATGCGCAGCTTTACCAAGATGCGCCGCGAGCCTCTACCTTCGCGGAACTGCGAGAGGTGGGTGACAGGTTCGGAAGAGTCATCGGCCCCAATAGCGTGCGAATTCTGGTCATGGTGGCGACGGCGGCGATAGGTGAAACGGCGGCGCTCATGTCGAAAGGGCCTAAGCTGCCGGGCTTTGGGCAAGCCTCGCGCACGGTCGAGGCAAACACCGGACTTCGCATGATGGATACGGCAACCGGTGCCGAGCGAGTCATTGTTTCCGTAAACGAGGGCACGATCCGCATTGTCCTGCCAGTCAACGCCGTGTCCATGACTGCGCGGAACGGAGGAGGCGCGCGCTCTGCGCTACAACTAAATCCGCCTGCGAAAGGCGGCAGGCTTCTCCCTGTTGGGCATCGTGCATTTGGGTCATTCAGATCATTCAAGCGTTACATGGGCAAGGCGGGCGATGGCAAGGATTGGCATCACATCGTTGAGAAGCGCAACGCCAAGCGCTTCGGTTCCGAGGCCATCCACAACACCGAGAACGTCATAGCCCTGGAAAAACCCCTTCACGACAGAGTGAGTGCCTTCTATTCGTCGATTCAAGAGAATATTACCAAGTCTTCGACTCTGACGATCAGACAATGGCTCGACGGTCAATCGTATGAGGCACAGCGCGCGTTTGGTCTATTGGCGATTGAGAACATTAGAAGGGGAGTTTGGTGA
- a CDS encoding AIPR family protein: protein MDTIDRIRAEVSRFHQDHGFGRSAADAFPAWWLHRRFELAGQEATGRTADGAAGDFGLDAFHLHQHPERGLTLHLVQAKFSESRQELKKAIIGFERTMQEVQRIFSGAPSDAASQHRIIPSLAAAIQRHPEAIQNLRIEFEVLHLCSDEDQTLDRTIAGAREKFSECAQTLLGNHVVNLNLNGPEKLLPREPAPVNVPTQARVLRFEGVELKTRGTTRYFAGLGYLSDLVELYRDYGEQLFSKNVRFFNFKGLEKGPARHIRETLRTLCMNIKESSPPPERFAMFHNGVTVHAKWVEKTEGQLSIRGPNVLNGCQTIKSSFLFTQNPKNKARIDEDRWRSIPVPVRVVITHDEDFVRHVTVSNNRQTAIRPSAFRANDPVQLRLAERFAERKIFYERQEGAFENHSRAKELAFEELYSNSRHEPLKMEELAQAISVVSDQPALSVASKLSDIFEDATYKRVFDEEKLGNLDLLVFLRNMLRVVPFALKDVKDKTANLEGLSRTRFTFPVTKILARHIVKTAPKLVTEYGSVVLGRTGPTHPLRDRLKKLMAAQNTGLQQLLYEIWRDPKKDLGWKSATDQDCVQRALKKTRTEGVDVFALLGAAEADRQA, encoded by the coding sequence ATGGACACGATCGATCGCATCCGGGCTGAGGTTTCCAGATTCCACCAGGATCATGGCTTCGGCAGGTCCGCCGCCGACGCCTTTCCCGCGTGGTGGCTCCACCGTCGCTTCGAACTCGCCGGTCAGGAGGCAACGGGCCGCACTGCCGATGGAGCAGCTGGGGACTTCGGCCTCGATGCGTTCCATCTGCACCAGCATCCGGAACGCGGTCTCACCCTTCATCTCGTCCAGGCGAAGTTCTCAGAGAGCCGGCAGGAATTGAAGAAGGCGATTATTGGCTTCGAACGGACGATGCAGGAGGTTCAGCGGATCTTCAGCGGTGCTCCCAGCGACGCCGCTTCACAGCACCGGATCATTCCCAGCCTTGCCGCAGCGATTCAACGACACCCAGAAGCCATTCAAAACCTCCGCATCGAATTCGAGGTGCTCCACCTCTGCTCCGACGAGGACCAAACGCTTGACAGGACAATCGCTGGCGCTCGCGAGAAGTTCTCGGAATGTGCTCAGACTCTCTTGGGCAACCACGTCGTGAACCTCAACCTGAATGGGCCCGAAAAGCTTCTCCCTCGCGAACCGGCACCGGTCAACGTTCCAACTCAGGCGCGCGTACTCCGCTTTGAAGGTGTCGAACTCAAGACCAGAGGAACCACCCGCTACTTCGCTGGTCTTGGCTACCTGTCCGATCTCGTGGAACTCTACCGAGACTATGGCGAGCAGCTCTTCTCTAAGAACGTGCGCTTCTTCAACTTCAAAGGCCTGGAGAAAGGACCGGCACGACACATTCGTGAAACGCTCAGAACACTCTGCATGAACATCAAGGAGAGTTCCCCTCCCCCGGAGCGCTTCGCGATGTTTCACAACGGCGTGACGGTTCACGCAAAATGGGTTGAGAAAACGGAGGGTCAGCTTTCAATTCGTGGCCCGAACGTTCTCAACGGATGCCAGACGATTAAAAGTTCGTTCCTCTTCACACAGAATCCGAAGAACAAAGCCCGCATCGACGAGGACCGTTGGCGTTCGATTCCAGTTCCGGTTCGCGTGGTCATCACGCACGACGAGGACTTCGTCCGTCACGTCACCGTCAGCAACAATCGCCAGACCGCGATTCGCCCCTCGGCTTTTCGTGCGAACGACCCAGTTCAACTGCGTCTTGCGGAACGCTTCGCAGAGCGGAAAATCTTCTACGAGCGTCAGGAGGGCGCATTCGAGAATCACAGTCGGGCAAAGGAGCTTGCGTTCGAGGAGCTCTATTCGAACAGCCGGCACGAGCCGCTGAAAATGGAGGAACTCGCACAGGCGATCTCGGTCGTCTCCGATCAGCCCGCTCTCTCGGTGGCATCCAAGCTCAGCGACATCTTCGAAGACGCGACCTACAAGCGAGTCTTCGACGAAGAGAAGCTCGGCAATCTCGATCTTCTAGTATTCCTCCGCAACATGCTGCGCGTCGTTCCGTTCGCGCTGAAGGACGTGAAGGATAAGACGGCCAATCTCGAGGGACTGTCGCGTACCCGATTCACTTTTCCGGTGACCAAGATCCTGGCGCGTCACATCGTCAAGACGGCGCCCAAACTCGTGACCGAGTACGGCTCGGTCGTTCTCGGACGCACCGGTCCCACCCACCCTCTGCGAGATCGTTTGAAGAAGCTGATGGCTGCCCAGAACACGGGGCTGCAGCAACTCCTTTACGAGATCTGGAGAGATCCAAAGAAGGACCTCGGGTGGAAGAGCGCGACAGATCAAGACTGCGTCCAACGCGCCTTGAAGAAGACCAGGACAGAGGGAGTGGATGTCTTCGCGCTCCTTGGTGCTGCTGAAGCCGACAGACAGGCATGA
- a CDS encoding VOC family protein: protein MNKQIIFNLPVKDLDKSKAFFSALGFSFNPQFSNESAAFMVIVDGSIYAMLMTEAFFKTLIDKPVVQAKEANEVIICLSCESREEVDSLIAKAVAAGGRTPHPPEDRGFMYDQGFEDLDGHLWNLVWMAPQA, encoded by the coding sequence ATGAACAAGCAGATCATCTTCAACCTGCCGGTCAAGGACCTGGACAAATCCAAGGCCTTCTTTTCCGCTCTCGGCTTCAGCTTCAATCCACAATTCAGCAACGAGAGCGCGGCGTTCATGGTCATCGTGGATGGCAGTATTTATGCCATGCTGATGACCGAAGCGTTCTTCAAGACCCTCATCGACAAGCCCGTCGTGCAGGCGAAGGAGGCCAACGAGGTCATCATCTGCCTGAGCTGCGAGAGCCGGGAAGAGGTGGACAGTCTGATCGCCAAGGCCGTCGCCGCCGGCGGCCGTACTCCGCATCCGCCCGAGGACCGCGGCTTCATGTATGACCAGGGCTTCGAGGACCTCGACGGCCACCTGTGGAACCTGGTCTGGATGGCGCCGCAGGCCTGA
- a CDS encoding glutathione binding-like protein: MPRGLCAVPLADRCLGCHARYRRWLVGEAVTLADYAVAAPLMYREQARLPLGDYPHLLAWFDRVRELSAWRNSEAVS, from the coding sequence GTGCCACGCGGGCTGTGCGCCGTGCCGCTTGCTGACCGCTGCCTGGGGTGCCACGCTCGCTACCGCCGCTGGCTGGTGGGCGAAGCCGTGACCCTGGCCGACTACGCGGTGGCGGCGCCGCTGATGTACCGCGAGCAGGCGCGCCTGCCGCTGGGCGACTACCCGCATCTGCTGGCGTGGTTCGACCGTGTGCGAGAACTGTCGGCGTGGCGCAACAGCGAAGCGGTCTCGTGA
- a CDS encoding glutathione S-transferase N-terminal domain-containing protein: protein MTDLSQFPITKKWPAQTPDRIQLYSLPTPNGVKVSIFLEEAGLAYEPHLVSFETNDQMTPEFLSLNPNNKIPAIIDPDGPGGKPLGLFESGAILIYLAEKTGKFLPRDAAARYETIQWVMFQMGGIGPMFGQVGFFHKFAGREYEDKRPRDRYLNESKRLLGVLDQRLEGRSWVMGEEYTIADMAIFPWVRNLVGFYEAGELVEFSRFGNVKRVLDAFLARPAVVLGLNVPKAG from the coding sequence ATGACCGACCTGTCGCAATTCCCCATCACCAAGAAGTGGCCGGCCCAGACGCCGGACCGCATCCAGCTGTATTCGCTGCCCACGCCGAACGGCGTCAAGGTATCCATCTTTCTGGAGGAGGCCGGCCTGGCCTATGAGCCGCACCTGGTCAGCTTCGAGACCAACGACCAGATGACGCCGGAATTCCTGTCGCTGAACCCAAACAACAAGATTCCCGCCATCATCGATCCGGACGGTCCGGGCGGCAAGCCGCTGGGCCTGTTCGAGTCGGGCGCCATCCTGATCTACCTGGCCGAGAAGACCGGCAAGTTCCTGCCGCGGGACGCGGCCGCGCGCTACGAGACCATCCAGTGGGTGATGTTCCAGATGGGCGGCATCGGCCCCATGTTCGGCCAGGTCGGCTTCTTCCACAAGTTCGCCGGCCGCGAGTACGAGGACAAGCGCCCGCGCGACCGCTACCTGAACGAGTCCAAGCGCCTGCTGGGCGTGCTGGACCAGCGCCTGGAGGGCCGCAGCTGGGTCATGGGCGAGGAGTACACCATCGCCGACATGGCCATCTTCCCCTGGGTGCGCAATCTGGTCGGCTTCTACGAGGCCGGCGAGCTGGTGGAGTTCTCGCGCTTTGGCAACGTCAAGCGCGTGCTGGACGCCTTCCTGGCCCGCCCGGCCGTGGTGCTGGGCTTGAACGTGCCCAAGGCCGGCTGA
- a CDS encoding GFA family protein — protein MSVDSGRSHLVACACGQVVFEAAGAPILTTVCDCASCREAGRRIEALPGAAPVLDADGGTSFVLHRKDRVRCTSGGAQLKEYRLKPDSPTRRVVATCCNSAMFLEFNKGHWLSLYRNRIPGAPPVEMRVMTRDRPDGAPLDGNVPAYATHSVAFMWRLFAAWFAMGLRTPRGIDGTKIEA, from the coding sequence ATGAGCGTTGATTCGGGGAGGTCCCATCTCGTCGCGTGCGCATGCGGCCAGGTGGTATTCGAGGCGGCGGGTGCGCCGATCCTGACCACGGTATGTGATTGCGCGAGCTGCCGCGAAGCGGGTCGGCGGATCGAGGCGCTTCCCGGCGCGGCACCGGTGCTCGATGCCGATGGCGGCACCAGCTTCGTGCTCCATCGCAAGGACCGCGTGCGTTGCACGAGCGGTGGGGCGCAGCTCAAGGAATATCGCCTCAAGCCCGATTCGCCGACGCGGCGGGTGGTGGCGACCTGCTGCAATTCGGCGATGTTCCTCGAATTCAACAAAGGCCATTGGCTGAGCCTGTACCGGAACCGCATCCCCGGTGCGCCGCCGGTGGAGATGCGGGTGATGACCCGGGACCGCCCCGATGGCGCGCCCCTGGACGGAAACGTGCCTGCCTATGCCACGCATTCGGTGGCGTTCATGTGGCGGCTGTTCGCGGCGTGGTTCGCGATGGGACTGCGCACTCCGCGCGGCATCGACGGCACGAAGATCGAGGCATGA
- a CDS encoding RNA polymerase sigma factor, producing the protein MTPLEENPFHPGYDTDGDHGLVARAVDGSKDALRELVARHQPFVYNLSLKMCGRREDAEDLTQEVFVKVITSLRTFRAESAFRTWLYQLTVNHLLKSRRRGMEVLVDDFQTYFARIAAVPDEAMTPQELRDAASTVEELRIRCTTGMLMCLDREQRITYVLGELFGVDHQLGGELLEISPGNFRVRLSRARKDLYSWMNQRCGLVNAANPCRCDKKTRGYVRSGAVDPKHLVFNTDYVDRIEALTRSGSSEVIDTVEQLHQRVFLEHPLQVSRSKVVDEILRNDTLRTFFSI; encoded by the coding sequence ATGACGCCGCTTGAAGAGAATCCCTTCCACCCCGGCTACGACACCGACGGCGACCACGGCCTCGTGGCGCGCGCGGTCGACGGCAGCAAGGACGCGCTGCGCGAGCTCGTCGCCCGGCACCAGCCCTTCGTCTACAACCTGTCGCTGAAGATGTGCGGGCGGCGGGAGGACGCCGAGGACCTCACCCAGGAGGTCTTCGTGAAGGTCATCACCTCTCTGCGCACCTTCCGGGCGGAGAGTGCGTTCCGGACCTGGCTCTACCAGCTCACCGTCAATCACCTCCTCAAGAGCCGCCGGCGCGGGATGGAGGTGCTGGTCGACGACTTCCAGACGTACTTCGCCCGGATCGCAGCGGTTCCGGACGAGGCGATGACTCCACAGGAGCTGCGGGACGCCGCCAGTACGGTCGAAGAGCTGCGGATTCGGTGCACGACGGGCATGTTGATGTGCCTGGACCGTGAGCAGCGAATCACCTACGTGCTCGGCGAGCTTTTCGGGGTGGACCATCAGCTCGGCGGCGAGCTGCTGGAAATCTCTCCGGGGAACTTCCGCGTTCGGCTCTCCCGGGCGCGCAAGGACCTGTACAGCTGGATGAACCAGCGCTGCGGGCTCGTCAACGCGGCCAACCCGTGTCGGTGCGACAAGAAGACCCGGGGCTATGTGCGCAGCGGCGCGGTGGACCCGAAGCACCTCGTGTTCAACACCGACTACGTCGACAGGATCGAGGCCCTCACGCGCAGCGGGTCGTCGGAGGTCATCGACACCGTCGAGCAGCTCCACCAGCGGGTCTTCCTGGAGCACCCGCTCCAGGTCAGCCGCTCGAAGGTGGTCGACGAAATCCTCCGCAACGACACCCTCCGCACGTTCTTCAGCATCTGA
- a CDS encoding SDR family oxidoreductase has translation MKRFAQKVAVITGGTSGIGLATARLLAEEGAKVVVFARSEEDLAETVKSLGPNAHAVRGDVTRGADLERLFQETRQRFGGIDILFANAAVVKLMPLADTTEALFDELVAVNMKGTFNTLRQAIPHLNDGASVVVTTSWLNRIGFEGSSVLSMTKAALRSLVRVAAAELAPRGIRVNAVCPGAIETPLWGKLGLPAEQLEAAGASITAQIPVKRWGRPEEIARAVLFLAAPDSSYVTGTELAVDGGLRQV, from the coding sequence ATGAAGAGGTTCGCTCAGAAGGTCGCGGTCATCACCGGGGGCACCAGCGGAATCGGACTCGCCACTGCGCGGCTGCTCGCGGAGGAAGGGGCGAAGGTCGTTGTCTTCGCGCGCTCGGAGGAGGACCTGGCGGAGACGGTGAAGTCGCTCGGCCCGAACGCACATGCGGTGCGGGGGGATGTGACGCGCGGGGCCGACCTGGAGCGCCTGTTCCAGGAGACGCGCCAGCGCTTCGGCGGAATCGACATCCTGTTCGCGAACGCGGCGGTGGTGAAGCTGATGCCCCTGGCCGACACCACCGAGGCGCTGTTCGACGAGCTCGTCGCGGTGAACATGAAGGGGACGTTCAATACGCTGCGGCAGGCCATCCCACACCTGAATGACGGCGCGTCGGTGGTGGTGACGACGTCGTGGCTCAACCGCATCGGCTTCGAGGGTTCGAGCGTGCTGAGCATGACGAAGGCGGCGCTCCGTTCGCTCGTCCGCGTGGCCGCCGCCGAGCTGGCACCGCGAGGGATTCGCGTCAACGCGGTGTGCCCCGGCGCCATCGAGACCCCGCTGTGGGGGAAGCTGGGACTCCCCGCCGAGCAGCTCGAGGCCGCGGGGGCGAGCATCACCGCGCAGATTCCGGTGAAGCGCTGGGGCCGCCCCGAGGAGATTGCCCGCGCCGTGCTGTTCCTCGCGGCACCGGATTCGTCGTATGTCACGGGCACGGAGCTCGCGGTCGACGGAGGCCTGCGCCAGGTATGA
- a CDS encoding MarR family winged helix-turn-helix transcriptional regulator: MDYVRTKAGAALGARLRRLSERLDNDAARAYAAQGVEFEQRWFGVLNQLALNGPMSVGALAEALGITHVSVSQTRVSLEKVGLIRQEPDASDARRRLLSLSPRGKALAARLAPLWAAFEQASLALDAEVGGLGDALARLEAALERQSLFERITAAYDARGRR; the protein is encoded by the coding sequence ATGGATTACGTACGAACGAAAGCGGGCGCGGCGCTCGGTGCACGTCTGCGCCGGCTTTCCGAGCGGCTCGACAATGACGCGGCACGCGCCTATGCGGCCCAGGGTGTGGAGTTCGAGCAGCGCTGGTTCGGCGTGCTGAACCAGCTTGCGCTGAACGGGCCCATGAGCGTCGGCGCCCTGGCGGAGGCGCTGGGCATCACCCATGTCTCCGTCAGCCAGACGCGTGTTTCACTGGAAAAGGTCGGCCTCATCCGCCAGGAGCCCGACGCCTCGGACGCCCGTCGGCGCCTCTTGTCCTTGAGCCCCAGGGGCAAAGCCCTCGCGGCCCGACTCGCGCCCTTGTGGGCTGCATTCGAGCAAGCCTCCCTCGCGCTCGACGCGGAGGTAGGTGGCCTCGGCGATGCCCTCGCTCGATTGGAGGCGGCATTGGAGCGGCAGTCCCTCTTCGAGCGAATCACCGCTGCTTACGATGCCAGAGGCAGGCGATGA